The Elusimicrobiota bacterium genome includes a window with the following:
- the dapB gene encoding 4-hydroxy-tetrahydrodipicolinate reductase produces the protein MISLTVCGAAGRMGTRILALAVADKEFTIVGAVEASASPAVGNTVIGTAVKITDNIDAAFAKSGVVIDFSSPTASVEHAETAMKLGKPIVIGTTGLNPDQLLAVKTASAKIAVVHAPNMSIGVNILFKTIREVAQKLEGYDVEIIEAHHNQKKDAPSGTAARFAEIIADTLNRDLKADAVYGREGLVGARKKTEIGVHAVRGGDIVGDHTIMFVGAGERVEITHRAHSRNAFASGAVYAAKWLTSKPAGLYDMQDVLGLK, from the coding sequence ATGATAAGTTTAACAGTATGCGGCGCAGCGGGGCGGATGGGCACTCGGATACTCGCGTTAGCCGTTGCGGACAAAGAATTTACGATTGTCGGCGCGGTGGAAGCATCTGCCAGCCCGGCGGTTGGAAACACGGTTATCGGCACCGCAGTAAAAATTACGGATAACATTGACGCAGCGTTTGCCAAAAGCGGCGTTGTGATCGACTTTTCATCCCCCACAGCGTCAGTAGAACACGCGGAAACCGCTATGAAACTTGGCAAACCAATTGTTATCGGCACGACCGGGTTGAACCCGGACCAGCTCTTGGCGGTAAAAACTGCAAGCGCAAAAATCGCGGTGGTTCATGCGCCAAATATGAGTATCGGAGTGAACATTTTATTCAAAACCATACGCGAAGTTGCGCAAAAACTTGAGGGTTACGACGTAGAAATTATTGAAGCGCATCACAACCAAAAGAAGGACGCGCCGTCTGGTACTGCTGCGCGGTTTGCAGAGATTATTGCTGATACGCTCAACCGCGACCTCAAGGCTGACGCGGTCTATGGCCGTGAAGGCTTGGTTGGGGCGAGAAAAAAAACTGAGATCGGCGTCCACGCGGTTCGCGGAGGCGATATCGTTGGGGACCACACGATTATGTTCGTTGGGGCAGGGGAACGCGTAGAGATAACGCATCGCGCGCATAGCCGTAACGCGTTTGCTTCCGGCGCGGTATACGCCGCGAAATGGCTTACCTCAAAACCTGCGGGATTATATGATATGCAAGACGTTTTGGGGTTGAAGTAA
- a CDS encoding DUF2075 domain-containing protein has product MIIYTATKTEFSNDVLNNTLTDKVVNSLKLKHVSGYSPAEIRAYQNSLRYMETVLSDPDIPTDCGVAIEYVIPSSSRRIDFIISGQDTKNAPHLIIIELKQWESAKLTQQDAVVKTFVNGGMHECQHPSYQAWSYAALLEDYNEAVLDYSISLKPCSYLHNYIPDDVITNSFYQEHLSKAPVFLKNDAIKLREFIKQFVKYGDKSECIFLIESGRIKPSKNLADSLASLMKGNKEFVLIDEQKLVYETVLEMIRNGKKQVLIVNGGAGTGKSVVAVNLLVASTQKQYNARYVTKNSAPRTVYEVKLTGTMKKTRIANLFCGSGKFVDCATNVFDCLIVDEAHRLNERSGMFQNSGENQVKELINAARTCVFFLDEDQKVTLKDIGDTDEIVCWAKKLGAVVIKMDLPSQFRCNGSDGYLAWLDNTLQKRPTANMYLSRQEYDFRVMKSPVELRDMIFEKNQINNKARIVAGYCWNWVSAKDPDAYDIVIPGWDFKIKWNFKSYGNKWIIDPQSVTEAGCIHTCQGLELDYIGVIVGPDLLCRDGEIVTVPSNRARTDKSLNGYRKMLEDNLEKAKEVAGNIIKNTYKTLMTRGTKGCYVYFTDKETEEYFMSRIGK; this is encoded by the coding sequence ATGATTATTTATACGGCAACAAAAACAGAGTTTTCGAATGATGTTTTAAATAATACTCTCACAGATAAAGTAGTGAATTCTCTTAAATTAAAACATGTATCGGGTTATTCCCCTGCAGAAATTAGAGCGTATCAAAACTCTTTGCGGTACATGGAAACCGTGCTTAGCGATCCTGATATTCCAACGGATTGTGGAGTAGCGATAGAGTATGTCATACCGTCTTCTTCAAGGAGGATAGACTTTATCATCAGCGGGCAGGATACCAAAAACGCACCCCATTTGATCATAATTGAACTCAAACAATGGGAGTCCGCTAAACTAACTCAACAGGATGCAGTTGTCAAAACGTTTGTTAATGGCGGTATGCATGAATGCCAACACCCGAGCTACCAGGCCTGGTCGTACGCTGCATTGCTAGAAGATTATAACGAAGCGGTGCTAGATTACAGCATCTCATTGAAACCCTGTTCGTACCTACACAACTACATACCAGATGACGTTATCACCAACTCTTTTTATCAGGAACATTTATCGAAAGCGCCTGTATTCCTTAAAAACGATGCGATAAAACTCAGGGAGTTTATAAAACAGTTCGTAAAATATGGAGACAAGTCTGAATGTATTTTCCTCATCGAAAGCGGGCGGATAAAACCGTCAAAAAACTTAGCAGACTCGTTGGCTTCTCTGATGAAAGGGAATAAAGAGTTTGTACTGATAGACGAACAGAAGTTAGTGTACGAAACCGTGTTAGAAATGATACGTAACGGAAAAAAACAAGTGTTGATTGTCAACGGTGGCGCAGGTACCGGTAAGTCAGTCGTAGCTGTGAATTTATTAGTTGCTTCTACCCAGAAACAGTACAACGCGAGGTATGTTACAAAAAATTCCGCTCCGCGGACGGTGTACGAAGTGAAACTCACGGGGACTATGAAGAAGACAAGGATTGCTAACCTTTTTTGTGGTTCAGGTAAGTTTGTTGACTGTGCCACAAATGTTTTCGATTGTCTGATCGTAGATGAAGCGCATAGGTTGAACGAACGAAGTGGGATGTTTCAGAATTCAGGAGAAAACCAGGTAAAGGAGTTAATCAATGCTGCTAGGACGTGCGTATTCTTCTTAGACGAAGATCAGAAGGTTACATTGAAAGATATTGGGGATACTGACGAAATAGTGTGTTGGGCCAAAAAGTTGGGTGCAGTGGTGATTAAGATGGATCTACCCTCGCAGTTCAGGTGTAACGGTTCCGATGGATACCTTGCATGGCTGGATAATACTTTGCAGAAACGGCCAACAGCGAATATGTATTTGTCTCGTCAAGAATACGACTTTCGTGTGATGAAAAGCCCAGTGGAGCTAAGAGATATGATATTTGAGAAAAATCAGATTAACAATAAAGCGCGTATCGTAGCGGGATACTGTTGGAACTGGGTAAGTGCTAAGGATCCCGATGCGTATGATATCGTTATACCAGGATGGGATTTTAAGATAAAATGGAATTTTAAAAGTTACGGGAACAAATGGATAATCGACCCTCAGTCTGTTACAGAAGCGGGATGTATACACACGTGCCAGGGGTTGGAACTTGATTATATCGGTGTTATTGTCGGACCAGACTTGTTATGCCGTGACGGTGAGATTGTGACTGTACCTTCGAACCGGGCGAGGACGGATAAATCGTTAAATGGGTACAGGAAGATGCTAGAAGATAATCTTGAGAAAGCGAAGGAAGTTGCAGGCAACATTATCAAAAATACTTATAAAACGCTCATGACTCGGGGGACGAAGGGGTGTTACGTGTATTTTACGGATAAAGAAACGGAAGAGTATTTTATGTCGAGAATTGGTAAATAA
- a CDS encoding nucleotide pyrophosphohydrolase, whose amino-acid sequence MNLKSITKKIIEFRTKRDWKQFHNPKDVALSLVLEATEVLEHFQWKNNEEIEKYVIQHKDAIGDELADVLYWVLLMSHDLKIDILIALAKKLKKNQTKYPVRKSKGKHTKYTQL is encoded by the coding sequence ATGAATCTAAAAAGTATCACTAAGAAAATTATTGAATTCCGTACAAAACGTGATTGGAAACAGTTTCATAATCCAAAAGACGTTGCGTTGTCGCTTGTTCTTGAGGCAACTGAAGTTCTTGAACATTTTCAATGGAAAAATAATGAAGAGATTGAGAAATACGTAATACAACACAAAGATGCAATAGGGGATGAACTGGCTGATGTTCTGTATTGGGTATTGTTGATGAGTCATGATCTTAAAATTGATATCTTGATAGCCTTGGCAAAAAAACTTAAAAAGAATCAAACAAAGTATCCTGTTCGGAAATCAAAAGGGAAACATACAAAATATACGCAGCTATAG
- a CDS encoding tetratricopeptide repeat protein — MIIIHKLDNFLFELFPKTKVMDGSNIDKLRKELISYYTFGPYKPKVEIDEIKNIVSISIDINLIATQKKDFDTVISLCEKRRFRDAKPILMKLIETNPANSEYHRVLGQIYSDEGNSEEALNCLIDALKWDPKNCFALIMMGNILSKHKNDITSATKYYDQAIKINPRDNIAINNLGANLMQSGKIEQAIKYFEMAYEIDPKYPHTTFALGLINDIKKDYLKAFDFAIQSMTNSPPPTCSSNQLFNHILTLAQETATKYIGHIDGKEIFRQYRSILEEQSNKPIEIVEDASIPTAAKIEIAENYNKGSHVIRYKNDYPAVEHLVMHELVHLYFNLEARKVGANKLFISTNEHKKAFIVSTEKTINGLNQQGLNDKNISDFISALFDGINRQIFNTPIDLFIENYLYNTHPDLRPYQFLSLHNLISEGIKAVTDTRAAEIIPPLVTDASKILNIVNALQFKELFGIDLIYKFNPTQQQLRISNELYKEYFKNKDMHRPAMEYELINNWAKKLNLASYFSIVSEDEYRKNYPASLTFIDSVEKTNPKNNVSFSEQSPKHMATVMYCLSALQYFQDKSNEEITKAGFEIAKIGTQGIDPLDTEKKYHLTSIPDKEFSGLQLLAFMYVAFQTIDPNLDIGIDFKKEYKIAKDMLNKSN, encoded by the coding sequence ATGATTATTATTCACAAACTAGACAATTTTTTGTTTGAGCTTTTTCCGAAAACCAAAGTGATGGACGGTAGTAATATTGATAAGTTGAGGAAAGAGTTGATTAGTTATTACACTTTTGGCCCATATAAACCTAAAGTTGAAATTGATGAAATTAAAAATATTGTTTCAATTTCGATTGATATTAATTTAATAGCTACGCAGAAAAAAGATTTTGACACAGTGATAAGCTTGTGTGAAAAAAGAAGATTCAGAGATGCTAAACCAATCTTAATGAAACTAATAGAAACAAATCCAGCAAATTCAGAGTATCACAGGGTGTTAGGACAAATATATTCCGATGAAGGGAATTCAGAAGAAGCATTGAATTGTTTAATAGACGCTTTAAAATGGGATCCTAAAAATTGTTTTGCACTTATCATGATGGGCAACATTCTTTCAAAACATAAAAACGATATTACATCTGCGACCAAATATTATGACCAGGCAATTAAGATAAATCCTCGGGATAATATTGCTATCAATAATCTGGGCGCAAATCTTATGCAGTCCGGAAAAATTGAACAAGCAATAAAATATTTTGAGATGGCATATGAGATTGACCCAAAGTATCCGCATACAACTTTTGCATTAGGTTTAATAAACGATATAAAAAAAGATTATTTGAAGGCGTTTGATTTTGCTATTCAAAGCATGACAAATTCCCCCCCCCCTACATGTAGTAGCAACCAGTTATTCAACCACATCCTAACGCTTGCTCAGGAAACTGCAACTAAGTATATTGGACATATTGATGGAAAAGAAATATTTCGTCAGTATAGATCAATCCTTGAAGAGCAATCGAATAAACCAATTGAAATTGTTGAAGACGCTTCTATCCCAACTGCTGCAAAAATAGAGATCGCTGAAAATTATAATAAGGGTTCGCATGTAATACGTTATAAAAACGATTATCCCGCTGTCGAGCATCTCGTGATGCATGAACTGGTTCATCTATATTTTAACCTTGAAGCACGAAAGGTGGGGGCAAATAAACTTTTCATCTCCACTAATGAACACAAGAAAGCATTTATTGTTTCGACAGAAAAAACAATTAATGGATTAAATCAACAAGGGCTTAATGACAAAAACATATCTGACTTTATTTCGGCTTTGTTTGATGGAATAAACCGGCAAATCTTTAACACGCCTATCGATTTATTTATTGAGAATTATCTATACAATACTCATCCGGATTTAAGGCCGTATCAATTTTTGTCGTTACACAATTTAATTTCTGAAGGAATAAAGGCAGTAACAGACACAAGAGCCGCAGAAATCATACCTCCATTGGTCACTGATGCCAGCAAAATATTGAATATCGTAAACGCGCTGCAATTTAAAGAATTATTTGGTATTGATTTGATCTATAAATTTAATCCTACGCAACAACAATTACGCATATCAAACGAACTTTACAAAGAATATTTCAAAAACAAGGATATGCATAGGCCCGCAATGGAATACGAATTGATAAACAATTGGGCGAAGAAATTGAATTTAGCATCCTATTTTTCTATAGTTTCGGAAGACGAATATCGTAAAAACTATCCTGCTTCATTAACTTTCATTGACTCGGTTGAAAAAACTAATCCAAAGAATAACGTCTCTTTTTCTGAACAATCTCCTAAACACATGGCTACAGTAATGTATTGTCTTTCTGCATTACAATACTTTCAAGACAAATCCAATGAAGAAATCACAAAAGCCGGATTTGAGATAGCCAAAATCGGGACTCAAGGAATTGATCCTTTGGATACCGAGAAAAAATATCATTTAACAAGCATCCCTGACAAAGAATTTTCGGGCTTACAATTATTAGCGTTTATGTATGTAGCGTTTCAAACAATAGACCCCAACTTGGATATTGGGATAGATTTTAAAAAAGAATATAAGATAGCAAAAGACATGTTGAACAAAAGTAATTAG
- a CDS encoding DUF6036 family nucleotidyltransferase has protein sequence MKNIDIDKPLVMLGVLLEANNTVSPINLVVCGGAALIITGTITQRVVTKDVDVIAIISNNLVDIIECAKLPEAVIDAKDKVAANLGLDTDWLNTQFSHIVKDGLPKGFESRLIPKKYGKSLTVYFVGREDQICFKLLAAADSKLTKHFDDLQELKPTAVEIQNAVDWILGHESRINYKYDIKYIVRRLGYETIADRI, from the coding sequence ATGAAAAATATTGATATAGATAAGCCTTTAGTAATGTTAGGAGTGTTGCTTGAAGCCAATAATACGGTATCGCCCATTAACTTGGTGGTATGCGGCGGTGCGGCGCTTATTATTACTGGTACGATAACCCAGAGGGTGGTTACAAAAGATGTGGATGTTATTGCAATAATTTCAAACAATTTAGTTGATATTATAGAATGCGCAAAATTACCGGAAGCCGTAATTGATGCAAAAGACAAAGTAGCGGCTAACTTGGGGTTAGATACTGATTGGTTGAATACACAGTTTTCACATATAGTCAAAGACGGGTTACCGAAAGGGTTCGAATCAAGGTTGATCCCAAAAAAATACGGTAAGTCTTTGACAGTGTATTTTGTTGGCAGGGAAGACCAAATATGTTTCAAATTACTTGCAGCTGCGGATTCTAAACTAACTAAACATTTTGATGATTTACAGGAGTTGAAGCCCACAGCAGTAGAAATTCAAAACGCTGTTGACTGGATACTCGGACACGAATCAAGAATAAATTATAAATATGATATTAAATACATTGTAAGAAGGCTAGGATATGAAACAATCGCTGATAGAATTTAA
- a CDS encoding helix-turn-helix transcriptional regulator has product MKQSLIEFKTAYIYKITNILWRQWTALGVPGTIDVEDKGVVDPEALIPATCLFGRYDSRLFDEMLNWLYINGKVVNIQRLKNIIAKEMFVNADIIPAIAEFLNTTSKYRFLKWKKILPAANNVTDKKNFFYFRDGNAMEQFGPADAIFEKYGYLRGPVKLREHTLPVYYRYGSDVIFKLRALFGVRTRADIVLYLLTHEYAHPREIARDLYYAPKSVQDILIEMSNSGLVNMRPEGKEKQYFLDKTRWHEFLKLHDRHVEWITWPAVFRALEIIWLKISGEKADGYSKLLLSSVLREVMDEVKYKIEAAGINNVLTNPKFYLGEQYVDVFFADMNRLFEKL; this is encoded by the coding sequence ATGAAACAATCGCTGATAGAATTTAAAACAGCGTATATCTATAAAATTACCAACATCCTCTGGCGGCAATGGACGGCACTCGGGGTTCCCGGTACTATTGATGTTGAAGATAAAGGGGTTGTGGATCCAGAAGCGTTGATCCCCGCAACCTGCCTGTTTGGCCGTTACGACAGCCGGTTGTTTGACGAAATGTTGAACTGGCTGTACATTAACGGTAAAGTTGTCAATATCCAGAGATTGAAAAACATTATTGCAAAAGAAATGTTTGTAAACGCGGATATTATTCCGGCAATCGCCGAGTTTTTGAATACTACGAGTAAGTACCGGTTCTTGAAGTGGAAAAAAATACTGCCTGCTGCCAATAATGTTACGGACAAAAAAAACTTTTTTTATTTCCGCGATGGGAACGCTATGGAACAGTTTGGCCCGGCTGACGCGATATTCGAAAAGTACGGATACCTGCGCGGGCCGGTGAAGTTGAGAGAGCACACTTTGCCGGTATATTATCGGTACGGCAGCGATGTTATATTCAAACTTCGCGCGTTATTCGGGGTACGTACTCGCGCGGACATTGTTTTGTACTTATTAACACACGAGTACGCGCATCCCAGGGAAATCGCGCGAGATTTGTATTACGCTCCTAAGTCGGTACAGGATATTCTTATCGAAATGTCGAATTCCGGGCTCGTTAATATGCGGCCGGAAGGAAAAGAAAAACAGTATTTCCTTGATAAAACCAGATGGCATGAATTCCTGAAACTACACGATAGGCATGTGGAGTGGATAACCTGGCCGGCAGTGTTCCGCGCATTAGAGATTATATGGTTAAAAATCAGCGGGGAGAAAGCCGACGGGTATAGCAAATTGTTATTATCGTCGGTACTACGTGAGGTTATGGATGAAGTGAAATATAAAATTGAAGCCGCTGGGATTAACAATGTTTTGACGAATCCCAAGTTTTATCTTGGGGAACAGTACGTGGATGTTTTTTTCGCGGATATGAACAGGTTGTTTGAGAAATTATGA
- a CDS encoding SprT family zinc-dependent metalloprotease, translating to MDEKSVVTFGSQNIEFGIIRSARRTISIIVDPYLGVYLRVPRYIGLPKIQQIVKTKAKWISDKMEYINKLGEMPKKKEFVSGEAFSYLNRQYRLLVEESNINEVFFLGNYIVVETTHINHPRLIRVLIEEFYKQKARKVLVRRVEIYCKKLNLPLPPLTVANQTKKWGSCNSKGHIRINWRIVMAPIVLVDYISAHELCHVIQKNHSTEFWKLLGSIMPDYDTRRERLRREGYKYFF from the coding sequence ATGGATGAAAAAAGTGTGGTAACGTTTGGTAGCCAAAATATTGAGTTTGGCATCATCCGCAGCGCCCGGCGAACCATAAGCATCATTGTCGACCCTTACCTTGGCGTCTACCTCCGGGTACCGCGATATATTGGGTTGCCCAAAATCCAGCAAATCGTGAAAACAAAAGCTAAATGGATTTCTGATAAGATGGAATACATAAACAAGCTTGGCGAGATGCCGAAGAAGAAAGAGTTTGTTTCCGGCGAAGCGTTTTCGTACCTCAACCGCCAGTATCGTTTATTGGTAGAAGAGTCAAACATAAATGAAGTGTTTTTTTTGGGTAACTATATCGTTGTAGAAACTACACATATAAACCATCCGCGGTTAATCCGTGTGTTAATAGAAGAGTTTTACAAACAAAAAGCGCGGAAAGTGTTGGTGCGGCGAGTAGAGATTTATTGTAAGAAACTCAACCTCCCGCTCCCGCCGTTGACTGTAGCGAATCAAACCAAGAAATGGGGTAGTTGTAACAGTAAGGGGCATATACGCATAAACTGGCGGATAGTAATGGCGCCAATAGTGCTTGTAGACTATATTTCAGCCCACGAGTTGTGTCATGTGATACAAAAGAATCATTCTACAGAGTTTTGGAAACTACTCGGCAGTATTATGCCGGACTACGACACCCGCCGTGAACGGTTGCGTAGAGAAGGGTATAAATACTTTTTCTAA
- a CDS encoding beta-galactosidase trimerization domain-containing protein — translation MNKLIRVVVIAATSALLYPQITHLFAETAIAVKKADAVVVNKTGITKLAKGQKADWNKIVPITGFYLNNGSGNLAVRQTEVRVTYDDNALFVQFKCEEPEPRKIEATVTINGSNVWKDDCVEVFLSPSPLESFHWVLNTKNVVYVNHEVVTEDQTGKTSDEKWKGNFKTSTKIDKTFWTADFVMPFTDFGGINDEYRINFTRQVPNSMEQSTWSPIRGKFNQPERFATLSFKHNYIERLDYGDMEPTNYGVKRDRPVFDEVLYNEPGNYACASWNHDIRTAQLPQYMQEQFKKDPKAYEKHLRSYLDQQVECGMLIPHGSSAIFNEYRKKYNAKSWLMVETSPVAAVAEKKGSPVIHPAAGGRKRLFLADPVYVDVVIEALKNIVTTHKETGAVYVYRGVDEPTLSPAGPEFIDIIPFWINAQVEVKEKYGYGKYGIPVPSIKGANVAKGTKFVTTKPDTDTLLSWLAYNRWASDKFVESRIRMRDALKSIDPTALWQPCDYWFMGGLSMYDYWKMAQTMDLALCDPYTTSADEAHGRTRGRGIYNHGFGTKFLNDIGGKPVWTIMQAFFYDGYKPLPEDIREWASQCMKTGAVCIEYYASDAPMVTDPPRWEMMKHVSKTVTTMKKIKFPEKTSTAIFVSQDTNLSEVNSIYADELYTIYAWLGEKLGVWFRFIADDKILDGADKLEDYKIIYVPYAWLQREEVVKRLRDWTSAGGTLVVGDSKAFTLAPDGTSLAKYQEELFGVQVGDENLSDALVGTGTDALKSMKAGQKFVLYKPQRRSTGWTNTAVTVKVVDPKATVAATLSDGNPGVVIRGFGKGKVVYFAANPFSPQSIRGVPGWEDVIKELEISAGEQFNLPIWRFMLPDIAKK, via the coding sequence ATGAACAAATTAATACGCGTTGTTGTTATTGCAGCTACGTCAGCACTGTTATATCCACAGATAACACACTTATTTGCGGAAACAGCTATCGCAGTGAAGAAAGCGGATGCCGTGGTTGTTAATAAAACAGGAATAACAAAACTGGCTAAAGGACAAAAGGCGGACTGGAATAAAATTGTACCAATAACAGGATTTTATCTTAATAACGGCAGCGGTAACCTTGCAGTACGGCAGACTGAAGTAAGGGTAACCTACGACGATAACGCGTTGTTTGTTCAGTTCAAATGCGAAGAACCAGAACCCAGAAAAATTGAAGCGACGGTAACAATTAACGGGAGTAATGTCTGGAAAGATGATTGTGTAGAAGTATTTTTATCACCCTCACCGCTGGAATCATTTCATTGGGTATTAAACACCAAAAACGTTGTTTATGTGAACCACGAAGTTGTTACTGAAGACCAAACCGGGAAAACATCGGATGAAAAGTGGAAGGGTAATTTTAAGACTTCTACAAAGATAGATAAAACCTTTTGGACAGCCGACTTTGTAATGCCGTTCACCGATTTTGGCGGTATTAACGACGAGTACCGCATAAACTTTACCCGGCAGGTACCTAATTCTATGGAACAAAGCACATGGTCTCCCATCCGCGGGAAGTTTAACCAGCCGGAACGATTCGCCACATTATCGTTTAAACACAACTATATTGAACGCCTGGATTACGGCGATATGGAACCAACGAACTACGGGGTCAAACGCGACCGTCCGGTTTTTGATGAAGTGTTGTACAACGAACCGGGAAACTACGCTTGCGCGTCGTGGAACCACGACATACGCACCGCACAATTGCCGCAGTATATGCAGGAACAGTTTAAAAAAGATCCTAAAGCATACGAAAAACATTTACGGTCATACCTTGACCAACAAGTGGAATGCGGAATGCTGATCCCTCACGGGTCAAGCGCGATTTTCAATGAGTACCGCAAAAAGTATAATGCCAAATCATGGCTTATGGTAGAAACCTCACCTGTTGCGGCAGTTGCAGAAAAGAAAGGTTCGCCTGTAATACATCCAGCTGCTGGAGGGAGAAAACGCCTATTCCTCGCGGATCCTGTTTATGTTGACGTCGTAATTGAAGCACTGAAAAATATTGTTACTACCCACAAAGAAACTGGCGCAGTATATGTTTACCGCGGAGTGGACGAGCCGACTTTAAGCCCGGCAGGGCCTGAATTTATCGATATCATACCGTTTTGGATAAACGCGCAGGTGGAAGTCAAAGAAAAGTATGGCTACGGAAAATACGGTATCCCAGTACCATCAATAAAAGGAGCTAATGTCGCTAAGGGAACAAAATTTGTTACAACCAAACCAGATACTGACACGCTGTTAAGTTGGCTGGCATATAACCGCTGGGCAAGTGATAAATTTGTAGAATCGCGTATACGGATGAGAGACGCGCTGAAATCCATCGACCCCACAGCGTTATGGCAACCCTGCGACTACTGGTTTATGGGCGGGTTGTCTATGTACGATTACTGGAAAATGGCGCAAACAATGGACCTCGCGTTATGCGATCCGTACACCACATCGGCGGATGAAGCGCATGGGCGTACCCGTGGCCGCGGGATTTATAACCACGGGTTCGGCACAAAATTTTTGAACGATATCGGTGGGAAGCCGGTATGGACTATTATGCAAGCATTTTTTTATGACGGGTACAAACCGTTGCCGGAAGATATCCGCGAATGGGCAAGCCAGTGTATGAAGACCGGTGCGGTATGCATAGAATACTACGCGTCGGACGCGCCGATGGTAACCGACCCGCCGCGATGGGAAATGATGAAGCACGTATCAAAAACTGTTACCACGATGAAGAAAATTAAGTTTCCTGAGAAAACATCAACCGCAATTTTTGTATCCCAGGACACCAATCTCAGCGAAGTTAACTCGATCTACGCAGACGAACTTTACACAATTTATGCGTGGTTAGGCGAAAAACTTGGCGTGTGGTTCCGGTTTATTGCCGACGATAAAATATTGGATGGCGCGGATAAACTTGAGGACTACAAAATTATCTATGTTCCTTACGCGTGGCTGCAGCGGGAAGAAGTGGTCAAACGTTTACGCGACTGGACTTCGGCAGGCGGGACACTGGTTGTCGGGGATTCGAAAGCGTTTACCCTAGCGCCGGACGGAACGAGCCTCGCGAAGTATCAGGAAGAACTTTTTGGCGTGCAAGTCGGGGACGAGAACCTGAGTGATGCGTTGGTAGGCACGGGGACGGATGCGTTGAAATCGATGAAAGCCGGGCAGAAGTTTGTGTTATACAAACCCCAACGCCGTTCTACCGGATGGACCAACACAGCAGTAACCGTAAAAGTGGTAGACCCGAAAGCGACGGTAGCGGCAACGTTATCCGACGGTAATCCTGGTGTGGTGATTCGCGGGTTTGGAAAAGGAAAAGTTGTGTACTTCGCAGCGAATCCTTTCTCCCCGCAGTCAATCCGCGGTGTACCCGGCTGGGAAGATGTTATTAAAGAACTTGAGATATCGGCCGGGGAACAGTTTAACTTGCCGATCTGGCGGTTTATGCTGCCGGATATCGCAAAAAAATAG
- the dapA gene encoding 4-hydroxy-tetrahydrodipicolinate synthase, with protein MLKGSFVALVTPFKNNKVDEEKLRELVEFQIKNGTNGLVPCGTTGESPTLSYEEHERVIEVVVEQAKKRVPVIAGTGANSTTETIEMSEYAKKVGADAVLLVVPYYNKPTQKGLVLHFKKVAKDVNIPMVIYNIPGRTGVNMLPDTIIKVAKETGLVVGVKEASGNVDQTSELVKQFGDKIPVLSGDDSLTLPIMSVGGYGVISVLANIAPKDVHDMCAAYLKGDLKTAQALHLKAFTLIKTLFIETNPIPIKTAAGIMGLCSDELRLPLAPMDDANKEKLRKEMSAYGLLK; from the coding sequence ATGTTAAAAGGATCCTTTGTTGCGCTTGTAACACCGTTTAAAAACAATAAGGTGGATGAAGAAAAATTACGTGAACTTGTGGAGTTTCAGATAAAGAACGGTACCAACGGCCTGGTCCCCTGCGGGACAACAGGCGAGTCACCGACATTATCGTATGAAGAACATGAACGCGTGATAGAAGTTGTAGTGGAACAGGCAAAAAAACGCGTACCTGTAATCGCAGGTACCGGCGCGAATTCCACAACTGAAACTATTGAGATGTCAGAGTACGCGAAAAAAGTTGGAGCGGATGCTGTCCTACTGGTTGTACCGTATTACAATAAACCCACACAAAAAGGATTGGTCCTGCATTTCAAAAAAGTAGCGAAGGATGTTAATATTCCTATGGTAATCTATAACATCCCTGGCCGGACAGGTGTTAACATGCTGCCGGATACTATTATAAAAGTAGCGAAAGAAACAGGTTTAGTTGTCGGTGTGAAAGAAGCGTCGGGTAATGTCGACCAAACATCGGAACTAGTTAAACAATTCGGTGATAAAATACCGGTATTATCCGGTGATGATTCATTAACGCTGCCGATAATGTCCGTCGGCGGGTACGGCGTGATCTCTGTACTGGCAAACATTGCGCCTAAAGATGTACATGACATGTGCGCTGCGTACCTCAAGGGCGACCTAAAAACCGCACAGGCGTTACATTTAAAAGCGTTTACACTGATAAAAACATTGTTTATCGAAACTAACCCTATCCCGATAAAAACCGCAGCGGGGATAATGGGCTTATGCAGTGACGAACTGCGGTTGCCATTAGCGCCGATGGATGATGCAAATAAAGAAAAGTTAAGAAAAGAAATGTCGGCCTACGGATTACTTAAATAA